One window from the genome of Streptomyces cadmiisoli encodes:
- a CDS encoding FAD-dependent monooxygenase, translated as MGSVIVVGGGPSGLWTAAELRLRGVDVTVIEQLPERSPHSKGFTIHPRTMEVWASRGIADRFVRQGKRIPSGHFGLLDQRMDFSRLDTPFPYTLMLPQPKVEELLEEYALQLGADIRRGHTFTGLTDKPHSVLAQVQGPDGGYALEADYLVGCDGTRSAVRESAGIGLSGTDSTWYGWLADVALDEPPNTIPFSHVNARGTLMIVPMSPGVYRVGGLDLEDRSAEWAGYTVEELRAKTAAVAGTDFGLRDPQWVSRTGNGAKLADHYRSGRVLLVGDAAHRHLPAGGVGLNLGLQDAWNLGWKLAATLRGWAPAGLLDSYEQERRPVGAELLEATDAQSVLMTAWTPQGRSLRSFLGNAIERQPEFSRYLAEAVSALSVAYPPDSPDAHPLVGRRTPDLRLRGGTSLLTQLRPGRHVLLDLTDGLVVKATDGAVPGERMVTPYTGALTEDRADWSGVRAALVRPDGHVAWACEETDDQRLTAAASTALTVAGVTGPEHTA; from the coding sequence GTGGGTAGCGTGATCGTTGTCGGAGGTGGCCCTTCCGGACTGTGGACGGCTGCTGAACTGCGACTGCGGGGAGTGGACGTCACCGTCATCGAACAGCTCCCCGAACGCTCTCCGCACAGCAAGGGATTCACCATCCACCCCCGCACCATGGAGGTCTGGGCGTCGCGTGGCATAGCGGACCGCTTCGTCCGGCAGGGCAAGCGGATCCCCAGCGGCCACTTCGGTCTCCTCGATCAGCGCATGGACTTCAGCAGGCTGGACACCCCCTTCCCGTACACCCTGATGCTGCCGCAGCCCAAGGTCGAGGAGTTGCTGGAGGAGTACGCGCTCCAGCTGGGTGCGGACATCCGCCGCGGGCACACCTTCACCGGGCTCACGGACAAGCCGCACTCGGTCCTCGCCCAGGTCCAGGGACCCGACGGCGGATACGCGCTCGAAGCCGACTACCTGGTCGGCTGCGACGGCACCCGCAGCGCGGTCCGTGAGAGCGCGGGTATCGGGCTCTCCGGAACCGACTCCACCTGGTACGGATGGCTGGCCGACGTCGCTCTCGACGAACCCCCGAACACGATCCCCTTCTCCCATGTCAACGCCAGAGGCACCTTGATGATCGTGCCGATGTCACCCGGCGTGTACCGCGTGGGCGGTCTCGACCTCGAGGACCGTAGCGCCGAATGGGCCGGCTACACGGTCGAGGAACTCCGCGCCAAGACGGCTGCCGTGGCCGGCACCGACTTCGGCCTGCGCGATCCGCAGTGGGTGTCGCGCACCGGCAACGGCGCGAAACTGGCGGACCACTACCGCTCGGGCCGTGTCCTGCTCGTCGGGGACGCCGCCCACCGGCACCTCCCGGCCGGCGGCGTGGGCCTGAACCTCGGACTGCAGGACGCGTGGAACCTAGGCTGGAAACTGGCCGCCACGCTGCGGGGCTGGGCGCCGGCAGGACTTCTGGACAGCTACGAACAGGAGCGCCGTCCCGTGGGCGCGGAACTCCTGGAGGCGACCGACGCCCAGAGCGTCCTGATGACGGCCTGGACACCCCAGGGCAGGAGCCTGCGTTCCTTCCTGGGCAACGCCATCGAGCGGCAGCCCGAATTCTCGAGGTACCTGGCCGAAGCTGTCTCGGCGCTGTCGGTGGCCTACCCGCCGGACTCCCCCGACGCCCATCCGCTCGTGGGCCGCAGGACACCTGACCTCCGACTCCGTGGGGGCACCAGCCTATTGACACAGCTGCGACCGGGCCGTCACGTCCTGCTCGATCTCACGGACGGGCTCGTGGTGAAGGCCACGGATGGTGCGGTGCCTGGCGAGCGGATGGTCACGCCGTACACCGGCGCGCTCACCGAGGACCGGGCGGACTGGAGCGGCGTACGCGCCGCGCTGGTGCGACCCGACGGCCATGTGGCCTGGGCCTGCGAGGAGACGGACGACCAGCGTCTGACGGCCGCGGCGAGCACGGCGCTCACCGTGGCGGGGGTGACCGGGCCGGAGCACACCGCGTAG
- a CDS encoding VOC family protein, which yields MDLKLEVIVLPVSDTDRAKAFYEDLGWRLDLDTGPSDDFRGVHFTPPGSGCSIMFGEGMTAAAPGSVQGLYLIVSDIEAAQRELRERGIDVSDVFHDAGGVLFHGHEDGDVTHRLPGQERLAGRHPQGTSYSSFATFADPDGNGWVLQEITERFPGR from the coding sequence ATGGACCTGAAGCTCGAAGTCATTGTGCTGCCCGTCTCCGACACCGACCGGGCCAAAGCCTTCTACGAAGACCTGGGCTGGCGCTTGGACCTGGACACGGGCCCCAGTGACGACTTCCGAGGTGTGCACTTCACGCCCCCGGGCTCCGGGTGCTCGATCATGTTCGGTGAGGGAATGACCGCTGCCGCCCCGGGCTCGGTGCAGGGCCTGTACCTCATCGTCTCCGATATCGAGGCGGCCCAGAGGGAGCTGAGGGAGCGGGGTATCGACGTGAGCGACGTGTTCCACGACGCGGGAGGGGTACTGTTCCACGGCCATGAGGACGGAGACGTGACCCACCGCCTGCCGGGCCAGGAGCGCTTGGCGGGCCGACACCCGCAGGGCACCAGTTACTCGTCCTTTGCCACCTTCGCGGACCCGGACGGAAACGGCTGGGTCCTCCAGGAGATCACGGAGCGGTTTCCCGGCCGCTGA
- a CDS encoding ABC transporter permease — MGISGLRSRPTRVLLSALGIAIGIAAMIAVVGITTSSRAKLDNELASLGTNLLSVQPGMSLTGQDTTLPAGSTGKVRLIPGVTSAGAVATLPDVKVYRSRLIDPDKSGGIDVQVADLHLLGLLDGTLRQGTWLNRATANYPTVALGSIAADRLGIVTPGSRVWLGSTEFTVVGILDALPLAPELDTSAFIGEAIALERFGWDGKPTTIFERSADEEVEAVRDLLPRTVNPEHPENVSVSRPSDALAAKNAADVAFTGLLVGLGFVALLVGGIGVANTMVISVLERRKEIGLSRALGATRGHIRTQFLVEALLLSTLGGLVGTALGFAVIATFAVTNGWPVSVPPTVFVGGIGVTMLIGAVAGLYPAVRASKTPPTAALNG; from the coding sequence TTGGGCATATCGGGACTGAGATCCCGGCCCACCCGGGTTCTCCTGTCCGCGCTCGGCATCGCGATCGGTATCGCGGCCATGATCGCCGTTGTGGGCATCACCACCTCGAGCAGGGCAAAGCTCGACAACGAGCTGGCGTCGCTGGGCACCAACCTGCTGAGCGTCCAGCCAGGCATGTCACTCACGGGCCAGGACACGACGTTGCCGGCCGGATCCACCGGCAAGGTGCGCCTGATCCCGGGGGTGACGAGCGCCGGAGCGGTCGCCACGCTGCCCGACGTCAAGGTGTACCGGAGCCGGCTCATCGACCCGGACAAGTCAGGTGGCATCGATGTGCAGGTCGCCGACCTCCACCTCCTCGGCCTCCTCGACGGCACACTGCGCCAGGGAACATGGCTCAACAGAGCGACCGCGAACTACCCCACCGTCGCACTCGGCAGCATCGCCGCAGACCGGCTCGGTATCGTGACTCCAGGAAGCCGCGTCTGGCTCGGCAGCACCGAGTTCACGGTCGTCGGGATACTCGATGCCCTGCCTCTCGCCCCGGAACTGGACACCTCCGCGTTCATCGGTGAGGCGATCGCGCTCGAGCGGTTCGGCTGGGACGGCAAACCGACCACCATCTTCGAACGTTCGGCCGACGAGGAGGTGGAAGCAGTACGCGACCTCCTGCCCCGCACAGTGAACCCGGAACATCCCGAGAATGTGAGTGTTTCGCGGCCCTCGGATGCGCTGGCGGCAAAGAACGCTGCAGACGTCGCGTTCACCGGGCTTCTGGTAGGGCTCGGCTTTGTCGCGCTGCTCGTCGGAGGCATCGGTGTCGCCAACACCATGGTCATCTCCGTACTGGAACGGCGAAAGGAGATCGGTCTGTCGCGTGCCCTCGGCGCCACCCGAGGGCACATCCGCACACAGTTCCTCGTTGAGGCCCTCCTGCTGTCCACGCTGGGCGGACTTGTCGGGACGGCCCTGGGGTTCGCAGTCATCGCCACGTTCGCCGTGACGAACGGCTGGCCCGTCTCGGTACCTCCCACCGTGTTCGTCGGTGGTATCGGCGTGACCATGCTGATCGGAGCAGTCGCCGGCCTCTACCCGGCTGTCCGGGCCTCGAAGACGCCGCCGACAGCCGCCCTGAACGGTTGA
- a CDS encoding ABC transporter ATP-binding protein: MSDSVIELDQVVRDHGHPPVRAVDHVSLSVARGEFVAIVGPSGSGKSTLLNIIGTLDRPTSGRMAIDGHDVDAMSDEELSALRAYRIGFVFQQFHLKDGVSALDNVADGLIYTGTRRAQRRRRAVASLTRVGLGHRLDHKPHQMSGGERQRVAIARATVSDPTLLLADEPTGNLDQRSGASVMKLLHELNATGTTVVVITHDVQLADRIPRRITLRDGHLVDDEQAASA; encoded by the coding sequence ATGAGCGATTCCGTCATCGAACTCGATCAGGTGGTCCGCGACCACGGCCATCCACCGGTGCGAGCGGTCGACCACGTGTCGCTGTCGGTCGCTCGCGGTGAATTCGTCGCCATCGTCGGCCCGAGCGGCTCGGGCAAGTCGACTCTGCTCAACATCATCGGCACTCTCGACCGGCCCACGAGCGGACGTATGGCCATCGACGGCCACGACGTCGACGCGATGAGCGACGAGGAACTCTCGGCGCTGCGCGCGTACCGGATCGGGTTCGTCTTCCAGCAGTTCCATCTCAAGGACGGGGTCAGCGCGCTCGACAACGTCGCGGACGGCCTCATCTACACCGGAACACGCCGCGCCCAAAGGCGGCGCAGGGCGGTGGCAAGCCTTACCCGCGTCGGACTGGGACACCGCCTCGACCACAAGCCTCACCAGATGTCTGGAGGGGAACGGCAGCGCGTCGCCATCGCTCGGGCGACGGTGTCCGATCCGACGCTGCTGCTGGCGGACGAGCCCACCGGCAATCTCGACCAGCGCTCCGGCGCGAGCGTGATGAAGCTGCTGCACGAGCTCAACGCCACGGGCACCACTGTCGTCGTGATCACCCATGACGTGCAGCTCGCGGACCGGATACCCAGGCGGATCACCCTTCGCGACGGTCACCTCGTCGACGACGAGCAGGCGGCGTCGGCATGA
- a CDS encoding S8 family peptidase, which translates to MATHAAEPDGKAPITDTARTKNVVVTADGDLKRIVAAAGGSVTVTLITGDKVQVGIDADGKVVARDFTSAVRPDGSPVEFQTLTRNGKVHVVPDDALGLVHEGLLDWGLFDLAQLVSLVAAGRVGEVPVLVTYSGKDTARRAPKAAGASAERHLSSINGRAWEIAGNGRWWQGARGTSADKGAGAAARSAGSLAGVKKVWLDSVVKVDLETSVPQIGAKSAWDRGYDGTGVSVAVLDTGIDPDHPDVSGNLIEQVDFTGAAPGARDGHGHGTHVAATVLGSGAASKGLRKGVAPGAKLRVGKVLDDEGSGYTSDIIAGMEWAGRSGAKVVNMSLGGGPTDGTDVSSQALNQISRSTGTLFVVAAGNRGPFSETVGSPGAADEALTVAAVDREDEMASFSSRGPRFGDGAFKPDIAAPGVGIVAARAAGTAMGTVVDEHYTRASGTSMAAPHVAGAAALIAQQRPNLTGDEIKAVLMSTATDVGHDVFAQGAGRVNSAAALDPMITAKRNLEYGRHVFPHSPLTQKVSYRNHTDAPVTLKLTASMSVGTTPAPDGLVSHAGEVVVPANGAADVPVTIDGRVLGTEGPFGAYRGRLDAHDSSGALRGSTRLGAYLEREKFPLTVNVIRPPGALHLNFGPTTFLPLDENTTQEGPERVDELTAPVSTRLVPGTYSVSAKVDWHDEDGNRHAALPIAAEVSLTKATTITFDLRKLKPLTVQTPESTENYESRHLVKRTSATGKWAIETYVGRSNASGKLWALPTAKVRTGTLTHELHSVRTAPVVTMRAVGGGSPFGLSPRYQTSDVSVGGGTRTWQENGKEVTGEARVLIPRLPVKGHLPVVHAGTGTATEIAKVNARGRLVLMTPTDICGAGQCTFEKLRDERVAAAHAAGAVGVLVAAPGLRDLAYGSAGYFACTDGLKSCPEVKPYAALPIVHLPYSEAERLIKRLEAAPSKVQIILGGSAEPTVYGARYSTDGQIPSNLTYRLREEDVDRVDHSFLADRPQQVTHLTWEQHAKSGASVVPLPLPRTAMQQTLTTYFKRQDDAVHRFDSVWADQVQDSLLVWAGRERQDTVLGSRNELRWNEGPTVPGAVAPVRTRSGFELPTGTPCVGCRQGNTFYPAFALTSGAGAPQTMFGAIAPVNLTDPFVTPSCPPPACGFKLFDEQGDELSYNVEFRHRGDLGVTPEHEPWSRR; encoded by the coding sequence ATGGCGACACACGCCGCGGAGCCTGACGGCAAGGCGCCGATCACCGACACCGCGCGCACGAAGAACGTGGTGGTGACCGCCGACGGCGACCTGAAGCGGATCGTCGCCGCGGCCGGCGGGAGCGTCACGGTGACGCTGATCACCGGTGACAAGGTGCAGGTCGGCATTGACGCCGACGGAAAGGTGGTCGCCCGCGACTTCACGAGTGCGGTGCGACCCGATGGATCCCCGGTCGAGTTCCAGACCCTCACCCGCAACGGCAAGGTGCACGTCGTTCCGGACGACGCTCTCGGGCTGGTCCACGAGGGGTTGCTCGACTGGGGGCTGTTCGACCTGGCCCAGTTGGTGTCGCTGGTCGCGGCGGGGCGGGTCGGCGAGGTGCCGGTGCTCGTCACGTACTCCGGGAAGGACACGGCGCGCAGGGCGCCGAAGGCTGCCGGGGCGAGCGCCGAGAGGCACCTGTCGAGCATCAACGGCCGCGCGTGGGAGATAGCCGGCAACGGCAGGTGGTGGCAGGGAGCGCGAGGCACATCTGCCGACAAGGGCGCCGGTGCCGCCGCCCGGTCCGCCGGTTCCCTGGCCGGGGTCAAGAAGGTATGGCTCGACTCCGTGGTCAAGGTCGACCTCGAAACGTCCGTCCCGCAGATCGGGGCGAAGTCCGCCTGGGATCGCGGGTACGACGGTACGGGTGTGTCCGTGGCGGTGCTGGACACCGGCATCGACCCGGACCACCCGGACGTGTCCGGGAACCTCATCGAACAGGTCGACTTCACCGGCGCCGCCCCCGGTGCCCGTGACGGGCATGGACACGGCACTCACGTGGCGGCCACGGTCCTGGGCAGCGGAGCAGCGTCCAAGGGGCTGCGCAAGGGTGTCGCGCCCGGCGCCAAGCTGCGGGTCGGCAAGGTGCTCGACGACGAAGGTTCCGGATACACATCGGACATCATCGCGGGCATGGAGTGGGCCGGCCGCTCGGGGGCCAAGGTCGTCAACATGAGCCTCGGTGGTGGTCCCACCGACGGGACCGATGTGTCGAGCCAGGCGCTCAACCAGATCAGCCGCTCCACCGGGACCCTGTTCGTGGTCGCGGCAGGCAACAGGGGTCCGTTCAGCGAGACGGTCGGATCCCCGGGTGCCGCCGACGAGGCGCTGACCGTGGCGGCGGTCGACAGGGAGGACGAGATGGCCTCCTTCTCCAGCCGCGGGCCGCGGTTCGGGGACGGGGCCTTCAAGCCGGACATCGCGGCTCCTGGTGTCGGCATCGTCGCCGCCCGAGCCGCCGGCACGGCCATGGGCACGGTGGTGGACGAGCACTACACCCGTGCCAGCGGGACCTCGATGGCCGCACCGCACGTGGCCGGCGCCGCCGCCCTCATCGCCCAACAGCGCCCGAACCTGACCGGCGACGAGATAAAGGCCGTGCTGATGAGCACCGCCACCGACGTGGGGCACGACGTCTTCGCCCAGGGCGCCGGCCGGGTGAACAGCGCCGCCGCACTCGACCCGATGATCACCGCGAAGCGGAACCTCGAGTACGGCCGCCATGTCTTCCCGCACTCGCCGCTGACGCAGAAGGTCAGCTACCGGAACCACACCGACGCCCCGGTCACGTTGAAGCTCACGGCGTCGATGTCCGTCGGCACCACGCCCGCTCCGGACGGCCTGGTCAGCCACGCGGGCGAAGTGGTCGTTCCCGCCAACGGGGCTGCCGACGTTCCGGTGACCATCGACGGCCGGGTACTGGGCACCGAGGGGCCCTTCGGCGCCTACCGGGGCCGGCTGGACGCCCACGACTCCTCGGGGGCGCTGCGGGGCAGCACACGCCTGGGCGCCTACCTGGAGCGCGAGAAGTTCCCGCTGACCGTGAACGTCATCCGGCCGCCGGGCGCCCTGCACCTCAACTTCGGTCCCACGACCTTCCTGCCGCTCGACGAGAACACTACGCAGGAAGGCCCGGAACGCGTCGACGAGCTGACTGCCCCAGTGAGCACCCGCTTGGTTCCCGGCACCTATTCGGTCAGCGCCAAAGTCGATTGGCATGACGAGGACGGCAACCGGCACGCCGCACTGCCCATCGCGGCGGAGGTGAGTCTCACCAAGGCGACCACGATCACGTTCGACCTGCGCAAGCTCAAGCCGCTCACCGTCCAGACTCCGGAGTCGACCGAGAACTACGAGAGCCGGCATCTCGTCAAACGAACCTCCGCGACTGGCAAATGGGCCATCGAGACCTATGTCGGACGAAGCAACGCCTCCGGGAAGCTGTGGGCACTGCCGACCGCCAAGGTCCGCACCGGCACCCTCACTCACGAACTGCACAGCGTGCGCACGGCTCCCGTCGTCACCATGCGGGCCGTCGGGGGCGGATCCCCGTTCGGCCTGTCCCCGCGCTACCAGACCTCGGACGTCTCCGTCGGCGGCGGAACGCGTACCTGGCAGGAGAACGGGAAGGAGGTGACGGGCGAGGCCAGAGTCCTGATACCGCGACTGCCGGTCAAGGGCCATCTGCCGGTGGTGCACGCCGGCACCGGCACCGCCACCGAGATCGCCAAGGTCAACGCCCGCGGCAGGCTGGTACTGATGACACCGACCGACATCTGCGGCGCAGGCCAATGCACGTTCGAGAAGCTCAGGGACGAGCGGGTTGCAGCCGCCCACGCCGCCGGCGCCGTGGGGGTCCTGGTGGCCGCACCGGGCCTCCGCGACCTGGCCTATGGGAGCGCGGGGTACTTCGCGTGCACCGACGGGCTCAAGAGCTGTCCGGAGGTCAAGCCCTACGCGGCACTGCCGATCGTGCACCTGCCGTACAGTGAGGCCGAACGCCTGATCAAGCGCCTCGAGGCAGCCCCGTCGAAGGTTCAGATCATCCTCGGCGGCAGCGCTGAGCCGACCGTCTACGGCGCCCGATACTCCACCGACGGCCAGATCCCGTCGAACCTGACGTACCGGCTCAGGGAAGAAGACGTCGACCGGGTCGACCACTCCTTCCTCGCCGACCGACCCCAGCAGGTCACGCACCTCACCTGGGAGCAGCATGCCAAGTCCGGTGCGAGCGTGGTGCCGCTGCCGCTGCCGCGCACGGCCATGCAGCAGACCCTCACCACCTACTTCAAGCGGCAGGACGACGCCGTCCACCGGTTCGACTCCGTCTGGGCCGACCAGGTCCAGGACTCTCTCCTGGTATGGGCCGGCCGCGAGCGACAGGACACCGTCCTCGGCAGCAGGAACGAGCTGCGCTGGAACGAGGGCCCGACCGTGCCGGGGGCCGTGGCACCCGTGCGGACCAGGTCCGGCTTCGAGCTGCCGACCGGAACGCCGTGCGTGGGCTGCCGCCAGGGCAACACCTTCTACCCGGCCTTCGCCCTGACCAGCGGCGCGGGCGCACCCCAGACCATGTTCGGCGCCATCGCCCCGGTCAACCTCACCGATCCCTTCGTGACCCCGTCCTGCCCGCCGCCCGCCTGCGGTTTCAAGTTGTTCGACGAGCAGGGCGACGAACTCAGCTACAACGTCGAGTTCAGGCACCGCGGCGACCTTGGCGTCACGCCGGAACACGAGCCCTGGAGCCGGCGATGA
- a CDS encoding arylamine N-acetyltransferase family protein — protein MSEHRTATETVPDKESGDQPSHLHIDEARVTSYLERIGAARPGRPDAAHLRDLQFRHVRTVPFENLGIHAGEQIALDARSLVDKIARERRGGICYESNGAFAALLTTLGYRVSLLSARVFLGDGFGPPFDHLALRVDAEGEPYLVDVGFGRQIEFPLRLDDRAEQRGPGGVYRIEDGPDGDLDVYRDGVLQYRVELRPRALSDFTTACWWHSNAPQAHFTQNLVCSLPTENGRVTISGQRLVITDGGHSSEVELPQETVLEAYRDHFGIVLDRMPELLTARLAGV, from the coding sequence ATGAGCGAACACCGAACCGCCACCGAAACCGTGCCGGACAAGGAGAGTGGGGACCAGCCGAGCCACCTCCACATCGACGAGGCCCGGGTCACGAGCTACCTCGAGCGCATCGGTGCCGCGCGTCCCGGCCGGCCGGACGCGGCGCATCTGCGTGACCTGCAGTTCAGGCACGTGCGTACCGTGCCGTTCGAGAACCTGGGCATCCATGCCGGGGAGCAGATCGCACTCGATGCCCGATCGCTCGTCGACAAGATCGCGCGGGAGCGGCGCGGCGGCATCTGCTACGAGTCGAACGGTGCCTTCGCCGCGCTGCTGACCACTCTGGGCTACCGGGTCAGCCTGCTGTCCGCGCGGGTCTTCCTGGGCGACGGGTTCGGCCCGCCCTTCGACCACCTCGCCCTACGCGTGGATGCGGAGGGCGAGCCCTATCTCGTGGACGTGGGGTTCGGGCGGCAGATCGAGTTCCCGCTCCGCCTGGACGACCGGGCGGAGCAGCGAGGACCCGGCGGTGTCTATCGCATCGAGGACGGACCCGACGGTGACCTGGACGTCTATCGAGACGGCGTGTTGCAGTACCGCGTCGAACTCCGCCCGCGGGCGCTCTCCGACTTCACGACAGCCTGCTGGTGGCACAGCAACGCTCCGCAGGCGCACTTCACCCAGAACCTGGTCTGCTCACTGCCCACCGAGAACGGCCGGGTCACGATCAGCGGACAGCGCCTGGTGATCACCGACGGCGGGCACAGCAGCGAGGTCGAACTGCCGCAGGAAACCGTCCTGGAAGCCTACCGGGACCACTTCGGCATCGTCCTGGACCGCATGCCGGAACTGCTGACGGCACG
- a CDS encoding PIG-L family deacetylase — MTGRPLTLMAVHAHPDDEATGTGGVLARYAAEGIRTVLVTCTDGRCGDGPGGVKPGDPGHDPAAVALMRRHELKASCDVLKVSDLEMLDYADSGMTGWPSNDAPGSFWQTPVREGAARLAELMRHYRPDVVVTYDENGFYGHPDHIQAHRITMAALEMTALAPKVYWTTMPRSIVRRFGEIMGDSPEDMPELDPAEAAAMAEIGLPDSEITTWVDTTAFSGQKFDALAAHASQGENIHFLRMGKENFEELMGTETFVRVQDATGAALPENDLFAGLR, encoded by the coding sequence ATGACTGGCCGGCCCTTGACGCTCATGGCGGTACACGCGCACCCCGATGACGAGGCCACCGGAACCGGAGGGGTTCTCGCGCGGTACGCGGCGGAGGGTATCCGTACGGTTCTCGTGACGTGTACCGACGGCCGGTGCGGTGACGGACCAGGGGGTGTGAAACCGGGCGATCCCGGACACGATCCGGCGGCGGTCGCCTTGATGCGCCGGCACGAACTCAAGGCGAGCTGCGACGTCCTGAAGGTCAGCGATCTGGAGATGCTGGACTATGCCGACTCCGGAATGACGGGCTGGCCGAGCAACGACGCCCCCGGATCCTTCTGGCAGACCCCCGTGCGGGAAGGCGCGGCCCGACTCGCGGAACTCATGCGGCACTACCGACCTGATGTCGTCGTCACCTACGACGAGAACGGCTTCTACGGGCACCCCGACCACATCCAGGCCCACCGCATCACGATGGCGGCGCTGGAGATGACCGCGCTGGCGCCGAAGGTGTACTGGACCACGATGCCTCGCTCGATCGTGCGGCGGTTCGGCGAGATCATGGGCGATTCTCCTGAGGACATGCCGGAGCTGGATCCTGCCGAGGCCGCCGCCATGGCCGAGATCGGCCTCCCCGACTCCGAGATCACCACATGGGTGGACACCACCGCGTTCAGTGGTCAGAAGTTCGACGCGTTGGCCGCGCACGCCAGTCAGGGCGAGAACATCCACTTCCTCAGGATGGGCAAGGAGAACTTCGAAGAGTTGATGGGCACGGAGACCTTCGTCCGTGTCCAGGACGCCACCGGCGCCGCCCTGCCCGAGAACGATCTCTTCGCCGGACTGCGCTGA
- a CDS encoding efflux RND transporter periplasmic adaptor subunit: MTVEHSSGEPGHESEPRRLGRKRVLAIAAVTGIALGAAATSMTILSEDGSAEQTGQKQVANTALVERKTLQETITSPGSLSYSEASPLTAGRSGTITRLPDAGSKVRLGGVLHSIDNEPLVLLHGRLPVWRAFESGMSDGPDVRQLERGLQTLGHFTGTPDAHFDWHTTVAILHWQDAINVKETGSIQRGRIVFAPGDVRVAETVAHLGDEVAAGTPVLKLSGLEKIVTVDLKAADQTVAEVGGKVTVNLPGGKTTTGTISGVGVPRQRKDSEEKAVTVPVSITLDRPADAGTLQEVSMLVDFPTASREDVLAVPVAALIALPDGGYGVEVAGDAGTTRTVMVKTGLFAGGSVEVTGDGLHAGQKVVVPTV, encoded by the coding sequence GTGACGGTCGAGCACTCCTCAGGTGAGCCGGGGCACGAGTCCGAGCCGCGAAGACTTGGCCGCAAGCGGGTACTGGCGATCGCAGCCGTGACCGGCATCGCCCTCGGTGCGGCCGCGACCTCGATGACGATCCTGTCCGAGGACGGCTCTGCCGAGCAGACCGGGCAGAAACAAGTGGCGAACACCGCGCTCGTGGAACGAAAGACACTGCAGGAGACCATCACGTCGCCCGGGTCGCTCAGCTACAGCGAGGCGAGCCCGCTCACCGCCGGCCGCTCCGGCACCATCACGCGCCTGCCGGACGCGGGAAGCAAGGTGAGACTGGGCGGCGTGCTGCACTCGATCGACAACGAGCCATTGGTGCTGCTGCACGGTCGGCTCCCGGTGTGGCGGGCGTTCGAGAGCGGGATGAGCGACGGGCCGGACGTACGCCAACTGGAGCGGGGTCTCCAGACTCTGGGCCACTTCACCGGGACTCCCGACGCACACTTCGACTGGCACACGACGGTCGCGATCCTGCACTGGCAGGACGCCATCAACGTCAAGGAGACCGGCTCGATCCAGCGTGGGCGGATCGTCTTCGCCCCCGGCGACGTGCGCGTCGCGGAGACCGTCGCACACCTCGGCGACGAAGTCGCGGCCGGTACGCCCGTCCTGAAACTGTCGGGGCTCGAAAAGATCGTCACCGTCGACCTCAAGGCAGCGGACCAGACGGTCGCCGAAGTGGGTGGCAAGGTGACCGTGAACCTGCCCGGCGGCAAAACAACGACCGGCACCATCTCCGGAGTCGGCGTGCCCCGGCAACGGAAGGACAGTGAGGAGAAGGCGGTCACCGTCCCGGTGAGCATCACCCTCGACCGGCCCGCCGACGCCGGCACGCTCCAGGAGGTGTCGATGCTGGTCGACTTCCCCACGGCGAGTCGCGAGGACGTGTTGGCCGTACCGGTCGCCGCACTCATCGCCCTCCCGGACGGTGGGTACGGCGTCGAAGTGGCCGGCGACGCCGGTACGACGCGGACGGTCATGGTGAAGACCGGACTGTTCGCCGGCGGTTCCGTCGAAGTGACCGGCGACGGACTTCACGCAGGTCAGAAAGTCGTGGTCCCGACAGTATGA